The Streptomyces sp. WZ-12 genome segment ACAGGCAACCCTACATAAGAAGTGCCGACACTTTCCCACGTGGTCTCCAACAGTGCACCGTCCTCGTTGACGCACCAGGCGTGCTCGGTCGGGAAAAAGGACGATGCGAAGCCCTCGACATATGTCAGTCCCTCGGCCACCGACACCTCAGCTGAGTTGTGGTAACAACGCCTAGCTGGCCCTGGTTCGCTCACGGGAACCGCCAACTCGGGGCGAAAGACGCGGCCGTACTCCAGCAGAACCTCAGCTCCGTGAGCAAAGCGCCACCCGTCAAAACGACCACGAGCATTAGACCGCCCAACCTCGGCCAACAACTCGATGTAGCGCACCGTGCTCTGAGTGTCACTACTGCTTTCCACGCCCACACTGACCCCTCCCTGTGATGGCTGTCATCCTACAACGGGCAAATTGAGCCACTAACACTTGACCAAGGACCACTCGTAGCGTCGCACCTATGAGTGGCCCCAACGCTTTCTACAACCACCTCGCCAAAGCGGCACACGACATCGGTACGCCGGGTCACGCTGGCCGCAGCGGATATTTCTCCGCACCAGCCGGTCACCTCGACCCAAACCTCTTCGATGGGGACCAGGTCAAGCAGGAACTCCGGAGCTGGATCACCCGCACACTTCGCGAATTCTTCCACGCGACCCCCGGAATCGATCAGTGGGCAGAGGTATGGCTAGCGGGATCAGGAATCTCCTACCAGTGGGAAGCTGATCGAGGGAACGGCGACCTAGACGTGCTGATCGGCGTGGACTATTCAAAGTTCACCCACTGCAACCCCGCCTATGCAGGACTATCCTCCGAAGAAGCCGCACAGTTCATCAACGACTCTCTCCGGAAAAGCCTTTGGCCTAAGACTGCGAACACGCGAATCGGCACGAACACCTACGAGGTCACCTTCTACTGGAACCCTGCCAAGGGCGTACGGGACATCACCGCCATCCACCCCTACGCCGCATACAGCCTGACCCGTAACCAGTGGACTGTCCGTCCTCCCGAACTGCCCCAAGACCCACGCCGTCTCTACCCCAGCGAGTACACCGACGCCGCTGACATCGACGAACAGCAGGCTCGATACCTGATCGACCGCTACCGATCCCTCCAACGCCAGCTCACACGCCTCACCAAGGCATCTCCGGCCTGGATGAACGCAGCCACTGAACTCAAGAACACCGTCGCCGAGGCTGCCCAGCTCTTCGACTCCATCCACACCGGCCGCCAGCAGGCATTCACCCTCAACGGAGACGGCTACTCCGACTTCACCAACTTCCGCTGGCAGTCAGCTAAGGAACGCGGAATCGCCACAGCCCTCCGAGAAATCAAGAACATCGGCACCACCGCCCATGAGCTCACCGACACCGAACTCTACGGACAACCAATCGCTGACGCGCGACACGCTCTCATCAACGCAGCACTGTGGGGCAAGCGATGAACATCGTCATCACCGTTGAAGGCATCCTCCGAAACACCGACAACGACGCGCTCATCTCAACAGGCAGCGGCATCTACCACTCCTTCGCCGCCCACCACAGCGTCTACCTCATCTCCGACGACGCCGATCACGACGCCGCCCGTCGCTGGCTGCGACTCCACGGACTCGACCGCCACATGAAGGTCATCCAGAACAGGCTGACCAACGAGTGGCGCTCCACAACTCAAGTCCGCCTCGACGCCGTCGGCCAACTGTCCGGCACCGGCGCAAAGGTGGACCTCATCATCGAGCCCAACCCAGCCATCACGGCAGAACTCCTCGCCCTGGGCTACCCGATAGCCACCATCACACTGCCTCACTTCGCCCGACCGGAATGGCGACCCGACTACGCCCAGACCCCCCGCCCCTGGGATGACCTCATCGCCGAAGCGCGACTCCAGGCTGACGCACACGCGGCAGACCCCCGACGCACGGCGGAGCCCCTGTGAAGCTCTACCTCGCAGGCACAGAATTCCCTACGTACCGCCGCCTGCTCGCAGCCGAAGGACACGCGGACGTCGCCCTCTCCTACACAGGGCTGCGTAAGCGCCGCAAGGTGGACAAGCCCCTGCTCCTGGCCGAGCAGTTCGAAGACAGGGCGCAGATCCTCCTCGACTCCGGCGCCTACAGCCTCAGCGACGAGCTGTCGTCCGAAGAGCTCCGCGCCATGACCGACGCCTACTACACCAACCTTGTTACGCCGAACGTGGATCGCATCGAGTTCTTCACCGAGTTCGACGCGCAGAATCTGGGGGAGGACGAGCGGGAACGCTGGCGCACATGGATGACCAGCCACAAGGACAAGGCAGTCGTCGTCTGGCACCCCGGCCAGGACCTCGCAGAGCTCAGTGTTCACTGGCCCAACATCGCAATCCCGAAAGATGCAATCGACGACCACCTCGTCCGTCGACTCAAGTCCCTCCTCCGGGAGAACGACATCCGGCTCTTCGGCCTGGGCATCACAAAACCTGCGGTCATGGAACGCGTCCCGTTCCACGGGGTGACGAGTACCAGCTGGCTCAGCCCGTCCCAATTCGGGGAGACCATCTGGTTCTCCGGCGGAGAACTGCGCCGCTACCCCAAGAAGATGAAGGAGAAGGCACGAAAGCGACATCGACAGGAGTTCAGCGACGCCGGATTCGACGTCGACCTTATCGAAGCTGACGACGCGACCGAAGTACTCCGAGTCTCGATCTACGCCTGGGCCCGCTACATGGACAAGCTCAACGCTCGGAGCAGGGGAGTAAGTACACACGTGGAAACGCCATCTCCCGAAAACACGGATCTGACCCCCCAGACAGTTGATCCCCAGGACCTGGAGGGCCGGCACGGGAGAGTAACTTCCCTGCCTTCCTGGCGACGAGAAGAGCCCATCTGCGTACGCACCAAGGAACAGCTCGCCGACGCCGAGGCCAGTGTCCTAGAACTCCAGCTCGGGCGCGTCTACAAGCGAGCACGACAGGAGGAGTCGTACCAAGACGGCGAACTCGACCCGGTCCTGTCCGAGGAAATCGACAGGTTCAGCACGCTAATTACCAAGAAACGCAAGGCAGATGAGACGTCCTTCAGCATCTCCATCAAGGCATCTCAGAAGGGTGAGGCGCAGACCGGTTTGATTTCCCGACTCTTCGGCCGTGAGGACGACGCCCAGGCTAAGGCCCTACCAGCTCCCGCCGCAGTACCCCAACAGAAAGACATAGTGGACGCAGAGATCATTGAGGACGCCACATGACGAGTAAGTACGCAAGGGCAACGACCACTTGGAATCACAGTCTTGAAGGACGCAACCTCATCGAGCGCCCATGCCCACGCTGCCGAGGTCGCTATCCCGAAATCGATGCCTGCGTCGAATGCGAAGGAAATGGAACAGTGCTCATAGGTCACTAACCAACCAAGAAGGGCCCGGCGAACCGGGCCCTTCAAAGCGATCATACAGTCTTAGGCCACGCCGGCCACTTCCCGGGCAACTTGGGCTCGGACAAGTAGGCGTCAAGTGCTTCCATGTCCAGAACGCCATCCGAGACATCACGCCACGTCAAGTTATCCTCCTGGCAGTACCACACCGGCCACTCACTAGGAGGCTGTGGCGCCAGACGGCACGACAGACGTACCGCCTCGTCTGTGGCACACAGGGCGCAAATTCGAATACCCGGGTCATTCAACGTCGCTGACGATGCGCCAACATCACCTGGGAAGGCGGCGACTTTTCCAGTACAACGAGGGCACTGCTCTTCCACGGTTCGATTCTCCTTGAGGACCATTAACCCCTGCTTAAGATGTTTTGAGCCTGATGGAAAGCTCGGGAGAGAGAGGGAACTTATCTTACCCGCGTCCTCACCGCAAGACATCGAACGATCAACGCTTGCGATGGCGGCCTCGCGAGTCCGAAACGCCGATGAGCCACACCACAGCCAAACCAAGGACTGCTATGGCGATGAACGCAAGGACGACCCACATGTGACTCACTGCATCTCCTTAAGGTAAACAAAGAAGGGCCCCATGTGGGGCCCTTCTGGGTATAGCGACCTGCCTCTTGAACTCGCTGCTTTCCTCAGTGGCCTGACTGTGTCGAAGTAACACCTCCGGACTTGATCGCCATAACGTTCCCGTGTCACAACGAGAAACGGGAGTTGCTATGGAGCGACACGATCAGCGATGCAGCGAGCAGCAGTGTTGGGATTCCTTCTGGACAGTGATTGCCCACGCTGCGATCGAACGGCAGAAGAGGTGGGCACAGGACCAGCAACCAATCCAGCCCCCACCTCTCAACGGCTCTGCCTAAATGACTTCATCCGCAGGGTGTATCGACTGGGGCGGGGCGAGCCTGTCATGCTCCGCCGCCCAGAGCGGAACTACGCGAATCCTGGGCTTACTCCGCTTCTTCTCCCGGTACACCCAGAAATGCGAGATCACAGTCGACAGGGCCTGACGCTTCCGTGAATACGTCATGTGCTCCCACTCCTCAACCAAGCCGAGGAATCGGGCCTGCGCAGGCCGCAACGCAGTCACCTTTACGGACGAACGCTCTAGACGCTCCCTAGCCGCAGAGATATCTAGCTCAATGCGTTGCTTCTCCTTGACGTACTTGTCCTCGTCGATGATTCCCTTCGTGTAGCCGCGCACCAAACGAGAGGACTCCTCGTCTAGTTCCTGGAGCTGCTTAGCTGTCTCTTCTTGCTCGTCGGCTGAGCCCCTCAAGGCGAACTGGTCCTTCGCTGCGGTTATCTTCTCATTGACCGACGCCTCGCCTACAGATTGCTTCGCCAGCCAGTCGAGCAGTTCCTTCTCCGCCCGCGCGACGCCGATTGAACCGCTTCCTGTGCAGTCCTTGTACAAAGCTCCGTGAGTGCAGCGGAAGAAAACAGTGTGAGGATTGCGGTCTCCGTTCGGTAGCGGCGGATGTTGCTCCATCCTCTCCTTGCCTCGCGAGAAGGCACCCTCATTGCGCCCACAGATTGCCGGCTTCCACTGGCCGCGCTCACGAGTGATCTCGAAGAGTCGTAGCCCCGTGCAGCGAGCCAGGCCAGAAATGCTGTACTTCGGATCATGATGCGACTTGGGGAGCTGAGGCGAACCGAAGCGCTTGGACAGATAGGTCAGCCAGAGCAGCTCGCGCTCATTGGGGTCCTCGATGACAGACTCGTGCGCCCCGGCCTTCCAGACGTCGAAATACTCCGGACGGGAGCTACGATAGTAGTTCTTTCTTCCTTCACGGACGACCTTCTTATCCTGGAGGATCTTTTCCTTGGAACGCCAGCGAACCCAACCAAGGCTGAAGCCACTGTCCAGCCACTTGTACATCTGTGTTGACGTGATCCGCTCTCCACTATCCGTCCGGAATCCGCGCTGCCACAGGTCATCGCAGATACGTTTCATTGGCTCGTTCTGGAAAGTGAAGCGCCGCCACGCCTCGGCGAGCACACCCTTCGTGGCAGGGTCCAGCTTCTGGATTCCCTCACGGCACTCGTTACACTTGTTGCGACGCTCACCCGGCTCATTCGGCGGACACGTAAAGCAAATCTTGTACCCGAACGTCTTGAAGCCGCTGTGGGGGAGCCCCTTCTTGCGTCGGTATTTGTGGGCGGACTGCCAGTTCTCACCGATCTGGTCGGACTGGAACTGAGCCCAGCCGAGCATCTGGGTGATCTGGAGACGACCGACACTCGTCTTCCCGTCGAAGTCCTCCGTCGCCGCACGAACATCGCCGCCTGCTTTGTAGATGCGCTCGATGTTCAGCAGGGATTCAAGGGTGTTACGACCAAATCGGCTCCACTTCCAGAGGAGGACGACCTCGATGATGCGCTTCTCTACGTCCTCGACGAGAGTGCTGATCTGTCGCTCTTCGAACTCTCGCCCGGAGAGGCCGAGGTCCTGAATCGGCTCTGCTACCTGCTCGATGTTCTCGCGTATGGCAAGGCCATCGATCTCGTCGTGCTGAATTTCCGGGCTGATCATGTCCCGGCGTTTCTTCGAGACGCGGATGTACCCACGTCCCTTGCGGCGCGGCTTGTCCCGCACGTCGACCATCGGGATGCCCCTCGTGTGTGTCGGATGATCCTTTTTCACACACGTGTTGGCTTGGTAGTTAACTTGTGCCACCGACCAACATCGGCGCCATCTTCCGCAGCGCCGCGGCCCTCGGGATGGACGCGGTCCTCCTCTCCCCGGACTGCGCCGACCCCCTCTACCGCCGCTCGGTGAAGGTCTCCATGGGCGCGGTGTTCTCCGTCCCCTACGCCCGGTTGGAGAGCTGGCCGCGCGACCTGTCCGCCGTACGGGAGGCCGGTTTCCGCCTCCTCGCCCTGACCCCGGCCGAGGGCGCCACCGACCTCAACGAGGTGGCCCCGCACGCCCTCGAACGCGTCGCCCTCATGCTCGGCGCGGAGGGCGGCGGCCTCACCACGGGCGCCCTCCGCGCCGCCGACGCATGGGTCCGCATCCCCATGGCCCACGGCATCGACTCCCTCAACGTAGGCGCAGCCGCCGCGGTCTCCTTCTACGCGGTCACCGCATCCCCACCCTCAACGAAGTAACCCCCGCCCCCCACCCGCACCCGCGGAACGCCCAGCCTTGTCCGCTCGCGGAACGCCCAGCCCGTCCACCAGCGGAACGCCTAGCCCTGCCCACCCGTGGAACCCCGTCGTCCTGGCCGCCCACGGAACGCTCGCCGTCCCCACCCGTGAGATGTGCGCCGCCGCACTGACCAGTGGAATCTGCGCCGCCGCACCGGCTCGTGGAACGTTCGCTGTCGCCCCGGCTCGTGGAATGTTCGCCGCCGCCCCACCCGTGGGTTGTTCGCCACCGCGGCGGCCCCGGGTTGTTCGCCGCCCGGCCGGCCCGTGAGATGTGCGCCGCCGGGCCGGCTCGTGCGATATGAGCTGCCGGGCCGGCCCGTGGGATGTGCGCCGCCCACCCCACCCGTGGAACGCCTCGCCCCGTTCCCCGCGGAACAGCCCGACGCACCGCCCCTCCCGCGGAATAACCCCCACCCCCAACCCCGTTGTGGCTCCGCAGGGGGCCCGCGCACCCCCTAGGGGACGTCCCCTCAGCCACCCCCACCACCGACCAACACGACGGAGTGAATCACCCCTGATCCCGCATCAGGGACGGGAGGCGTACGTGCGCGAGTCCGCGCGCAGACGCCACAGCCTCAGCCCAACTCCCCAGCCACTCCCACACCCGCACCCTCATCCGAGCCCCCAACCGCATACGACGCAACGCTCACCGGCCGCTCCCCGCCCAGCCCCCGAGTCGGCCCCTGGCACCCCTGGGCGGCCGCGATCCCCAGCGCCACCAGCAACGTCACCACCACGAACACCACGACCCGCTGCCGCAACAGCCGCCGGTCCGGCCCCGGCCGCCGGCCCCCGGCGCCGGTGCGCACCGCAGGACGTGAACCGTTTCGCCCCGTAGGGCGGGAGGCCGGACCCCGCCCCCCGTTACGCCCGCCGGTCCGCGGATTCGCCCCCGACGCCGGGCCCTGCGCCCGCGCCGCCGAATCCCGCACGGCCGCCTCCCGCGGCGCCGCCTCTCTGGCCGCCGCCGGGCGGGCCGGCCCCGGGCGCCCCCCCGATGCGCCCCCCGTACCCCGCTCGGTCCGCTGCCGCGCGTACTCCTCAGCCCGCTGACCGGTCGGACGCTCCGACGGCCGCCGCTCGGCACGACCCCAACCGTCCCCGCCCCCGGGCTCGTTCTCCCACGCACCGCCCGACAGCCCGTGCGCCTCACGGGCCGCGATCTCCTTCAGCCGCAGCGACAGCGACAGCGTGCTGGGCCGGTCCGCCGGGTCCTTGGCGAGGCACGCCGCGAGCAGCGGCGCCAACGCGTCCGGCACCCCGGCCAGGTGCGCCTCCTCATGGACGACGCGGTAGAGCATGACCTCCGAACTGCCTTGCCCGAACGGCGAGTCCGCGGTGCAGGCGTACGCCAGCGTGGCACCCAGCGAGAAGATGTCGGTGGCCGGCGTCACCGCGGCGCCGCGCACCTGCTCCGGCGCCAGGAAGCCGGGCGAGCCGACCGCCGTCCCGACGTGCGTCAGCGTGCTGGCCCCGGTCGCCCAGGCGATCCCGAAGTCGATGATCCGCGGCCCCTTGGGCGACAGCAGGATGTTGGACGGCTTCAGGTCCCGGTGCACCACGCCCGCGTCATGGACGGCCAGCAGCCCCTCGGACAGCGCCGCGCCGACGGCGGCGACCTGCGCGGGGGAGAGCGGCCCCTCCTCGTTCACCTTGTCGTGCAGCGAGGGCCCGGGGACGTACTGGGTCGCGAACCATGGGCGGTCGGCGTCCAGATCGGCCGCCACCAGCCGGGCCGTGCAGCCGCCGCGGATCCGCCGGGCGGCCGAGACCTCGCGGGCGAACCGCGACCGGAACTCCTGATCCTCCGCCAGATCCGGCCGGATGACCTTCAACGCGACCCGCTGCCCGCGCTTGTCCGAGCCGAGGTAGACCACGCCCATCCCGCCCGCGCCGAGCCGGCGGTGCAGCCGGAACGATCCGACGACACGCGGGTCCTCGCGCCGGAGCCGCATCATCGCCATGTCCGTCCCCTGCCTGCGGTGGGGAGGCCCCACTCCGCTCAACCGTCTGACGTGGCACAGCTTACGGATTGACGGCTCGCTGTGCTGAGAGGCCGCGCATGCGTCGGTAACCGGATCGCCGGTGGCCGCCGCGATCCCCGCCGCACGGAAGGAAATCGCTCCGCCCTCCCGCCTCGCTACCCGCGCTCGGCCCCAATGATCCCTTTCTCAACGGAGTTTGACGGTAGGAAAGGTGACGGTGCGACGGACCCGGCGGGCGCCGCGGATTTCGCGCTGCTGCCGGTGCGGCGGCGCGCGGGGGAGCCTCCTGAGTGATCGAAGTCACCGTTTCGGCGCCCGCGCAACCGGCAATTCTCCCCGCCCGACGTGCGCCCTGTCTCCGCGTCGCGCGCCCCTCTCAGGGATCTCCCGGGGTTCCGCTCCGCGCTCTCCACCCAGGGGAGTACACCGGTCCCCACCCCGTCATCCTCCTGGAGGCCAGGCAAGCGGTACGACGGCATGACGCCCGGCCTTTCCCGCGCGCCTAGGCTTGAGGTCAAGCGGCGGGCGCAGCACTCGTCCCCCGAGGTCAGACGCCCGCCGCCCTGGATCAGGACAGGAGCAGGTTCGATGGCGCACAGCACGGGGCGGACGGCCCTCCGGACGCCGGGCCGCAGGGCCACCACCGCGTTCGGCGGCACCCGCCCCTCGGGCACCCGCCATCCCCTCGTCGCGGTCGCCATGGTGCTGCCGTTGGCGTTCCTCTTGGCCGTGGTCTTCGGCGGCTGGGAGGCCGTCGTCACACAGGCGTCGTCCGTGGTCGGAATGCTGGGGCGCTGAGCGGCGCCCCGGTCCCGGGAGAGCGGCCCGGGACGGGACTTCCGACCGAAACCCCGTGGGGACGGGGGTGCGGCGGACGGCACGAGTGGCCGGGCATCTGGGGAGATGCCCGGCCATCGGGCTTTTCGGGCAGCCCACCGGGCGCCCGCGCTCTCTCCGAACTGCCCGCCCGCCCGCGGAAGTTGACCGCCGAGGCAGGCTCCGACAAACGCCAAGGGCCGGAGCTCCTCGCTCCGGCCCTTGGCTTTCCGGTGGACGATACTGGGATTGAACCAGTGACCTCTTCCGTGTCAGGGAAGCGCTCTCCCGCTGAGCTAATCGTCCTCGGGACCGCGGATTTCGTGGATCACCGCGGGTACTGCGTGCGCGATACTGGGATTGAACCAGTGACCTCTTCCGTGTCAGGGAAGCGCTCTCCCGCTGAGCTAATCGCGCGGGGACCTGCATGTTGCCAGGTCAGTGGACGATACTGGGATTGAACCAGTGACCTCTTCCGTGTCAGGGAAGCGCTCTCCCGCTGAGCTAATCGTCCTTGGAGGTGGAGACGGGATTTGAACCCGTGTAGACGGCTTTGCAGGCCGTTGCCTCGCCTCTCGGCCACTCCACCAGGAGTGTGCGGGGGGCTCGGGATGATCCCCCACATCGAGCGGACGACGAGACTCGAACTCGCGACATCCACCTTGGCAAGGTGGTGCTCTACCAACTGAGCTACGTCCGCGGGTGGCTCTCCCAGACCAGGTCGGGGAGCTCCCTGTCCTCCGGGGCGCTTTCGCGTCCCGGCGACGTGTTGAACTCTAGCGGATTCCTGGGCCAGTACAAAAACGCGTTTGTGCAGCGTGCTGCGGTGCTCGCTCGACCCGGGCGATCGACGGTGCCCCGCCATAGACTCACTGACGTGCACGATTTCGCTCCGATGGCCCGCTTCGGCGGGCTGATAGCCACCGACCTGCGCGATGTCACCAGCGATCCCGCGGCATTGGATTCCACGGGTTGGTGGGCGGTGACCGCCGACTTCGAGGGGGGCGTGGTCTGCGCCCGCTTCGCCGACGTGCGGCCGGCCACCGCCGCGGACGCTCCCGCGCCCGACGCCTGGCGCGGGCCCTCCCCGGCGGACTGGTGCAGCTCCATGGACCGCGCCGCCTATACGGACGGCGTCCGCCGCATCCGTGCCCACAT includes the following:
- a CDS encoding recombinase family protein, whose product is MVDVRDKPRRKGRGYIRVSKKRRDMISPEIQHDEIDGLAIRENIEQVAEPIQDLGLSGREFEERQISTLVEDVEKRIIEVVLLWKWSRFGRNTLESLLNIERIYKAGGDVRAATEDFDGKTSVGRLQITQMLGWAQFQSDQIGENWQSAHKYRRKKGLPHSGFKTFGYKICFTCPPNEPGERRNKCNECREGIQKLDPATKGVLAEAWRRFTFQNEPMKRICDDLWQRGFRTDSGERITSTQMYKWLDSGFSLGWVRWRSKEKILQDKKVVREGRKNYYRSSRPEYFDVWKAGAHESVIEDPNERELLWLTYLSKRFGSPQLPKSHHDPKYSISGLARCTGLRLFEITRERGQWKPAICGRNEGAFSRGKERMEQHPPLPNGDRNPHTVFFRCTHGALYKDCTGSGSIGVARAEKELLDWLAKQSVGEASVNEKITAAKDQFALRGSADEQEETAKQLQELDEESSRLVRGYTKGIIDEDKYVKEKQRIELDISAARERLERSSVKVTALRPAQARFLGLVEEWEHMTYSRKRQALSTVISHFWVYREKKRSKPRIRVVPLWAAEHDRLAPPQSIHPADEVI
- a CDS encoding serine/threonine-protein kinase codes for the protein MAMMRLRREDPRVVGSFRLHRRLGAGGMGVVYLGSDKRGQRVALKVIRPDLAEDQEFRSRFAREVSAARRIRGGCTARLVAADLDADRPWFATQYVPGPSLHDKVNEEGPLSPAQVAAVGAALSEGLLAVHDAGVVHRDLKPSNILLSPKGPRIIDFGIAWATGASTLTHVGTAVGSPGFLAPEQVRGAAVTPATDIFSLGATLAYACTADSPFGQGSSEVMLYRVVHEEAHLAGVPDALAPLLAACLAKDPADRPSTLSLSLRLKEIAAREAHGLSGGAWENEPGGGDGWGRAERRPSERPTGQRAEEYARQRTERGTGGASGGRPGPARPAAAREAAPREAAVRDSAARAQGPASGANPRTGGRNGGRGPASRPTGRNGSRPAVRTGAGGRRPGPDRRLLRQRVVVFVVVTLLVALGIAAAQGCQGPTRGLGGERPVSVASYAVGGSDEGAGVGVAGELG